DNA from Thermoanaerobaculia bacterium:
GCCCGAACTTGCGAGCGAACTCGAAATCGCGCTGGTCGTGCGCGGGGACCGCCATGATCGCCCCCGTGCCGTAGTCGGGAAGGACGAAATTCGCGAGCCAGATCGGCAGCGCCTCGCCGTTGACCGGGTTGACGGCCGAAAATCCCGTCGCGAGCCCCTCCTTCTCGGCGCTCTCGGCCTCGCGGGAAATCCGCGATTCCCGGCGCACGCGGGCGACGAATTCCTCGATGCCCGCCCGGTCCGGGCTCCGTTCGGCGAGCCGCGCGACGAGGGGATGCTCGGGGGCGAGGGCGAGGAACGTGGCGCCGTAGAGGGTGTCGGGGCGGGTCGTGAAGACCGTGAGCGTCTCGCCGACCGCGGGCACGACGAAATCGACCTCGGCCCCGACGCTCCGGCCGATCCAGTTCCGCTGCATCGTGAGGACCTTCTCCGGCCATTTCCCCTCGAGCGCGTCGAGCCCGGCGAGGAGCGATTCCGCCTCCTCGGTGATCCGGAAGAACCACTGCTCGAGCTCGCGCTGGACGACGGCGCTCTTGCAGCGATCGCAGAACCCTCCTTCCGCCTGTTCGTTCGCGAGCACGGTCTCGCACGAAGGGCACCAGTTGACGGGCGCCTTCTTCCGGACCGCGAGGCCGCGCTCCCACATCCGGAGGAAGAACCACTGGTTCCAGCGGTAGTACTCCGGCTCGCAGGTCGCGATCTCCTTGCTCCAGTCGTAGAGGACTCCCCAGGCCCGGAACTGCTCCTTCATCGCCGCGATGTTGGCGAGCGTCGACTGCCGCGGCGGGATGCCGACCTGGATCGCGTAGTTTTCCGCCGGGAGACCGAAGGCGTCCCACCCCATCGGGCAGAACACGGTCTCGCCGCGCTGGCGCCAGAACCGATGCAGGGCGTCGGTCAGGAAATAGGTTCGCGCGTGCCCGACGTGGAGTCGGTCGCCCGACGGATAGGGAAGCATGACGAGCAGGTAGACGCCCCGGACGGCGGGATCCGCCGTATCCACGAACGCGACGCGTTCCTCTTCCCAGCGGCGGCGCCATTTCGCCTCGATTTCGTGGATGTCGGACATGAGCCAGCCAATTTAAGCGAGGAGGGGCCGCGATTCAAGCGCTCCTCGCCCCGCGGCCTACTTCGGATCCGCGCGGAGAAGGCGAAGTATCGCCGCCGGAATTTCGCCCAGCGGCCGCACCTCGTCGATCGCTCCCGACAGCGCCGCTTCGCGGGGCATTCCGAACACGACCGCCGATTCCTCCGATTCGGCGATCGTGCGGCCGCCCGAAGCGCGGATCGCGACGACGCCCTCGCGCCCGTCGCTCCCCATTCCGGTCAGGATGACGCCGAGCGCGCCCGCGCCGGCGGCGGCGGCGGCGCTCCGGAAGAGGCGGTCGACCGACGGCGAAAAGAGGTCCCGCGGCGCCCGCTCCTCGACGCGGGCCCTCCACGAACCGTCGTCGCGCGCGATCTCCAGGTGCGCTCCTCCGGGAGCTACGTAGGCGCGGCCGGGGTGAAGAGCCTGCCCCGCATGAGCCTCGACGACCGGGAACCGGGCGACCCGCGTCAACCTTTCCGCGAACAGTCCCGTGAAGCCCGCCGGCATGTGCTGGGCGACGACCACCGGGCAGGCGAGCGGCGGAAGCGCGGCGAACAGCGCCGTCAGGGCCGCGGGCCCGCCGGTCGACGCTCCGATCACCAGCAGCGCCGAAGCGCCGGAAGCGATCGGCGCGGCCGGAGGCACCGGCCGACGAGGCGCAGCGGCGCGGGGCGGACGCGCCTCGGCGATCGCGCGGATCTTCGCGATCAGCACCGATTCGAGCCGTTCGTACTCGAGCGACGCGTGGGCCTGCGGCTTCAGGACGAAGTCGACGGCGCCGAGATCGAGCGCCCGGAAGACGTCGTCCCGCCCCTGCCGCGAGGACACGACGATCGCCGGAACGGGAAGGTTCGCGGCGAGCCAGCGGAGAACCGCGAACCCGTCGAGTCCCGGCATCTCGAGGTCGAGCGTCACGACGTCCGGGCGATGCGCGAGCGCGAGGCGGATCGCTTCTTCTCCCCGGGTCGCCGTCGCGACGACCTTCAATTCCGGATCCCGCTGGATCATCCGGGAGATCGTCACCCGCGAGAACGCGCTGTCGTCGACGACGAGAACCCGGATCATTTGCGGTACGCGAGGTCGTGCGACAGGTGCCGGAGCCGGAACGGCGTGGAGAACGCCACGAGAGACTCGACGCGCCCGAGGAACAGGTGGCCTCCGGGGAGCAGGCGGTCGTGCAGGGACGTGACGACCGACCGCTTCGCTCCTTCGGCCAGATAGATGAGGACGTTCCGGCAGAAGATCACGTGGAACCGCGGCAGCGCCGCGAGCCGCGCGCCTTCGACGAGGTTGACGCGTCCGAAGGCGACGCGGCCACGGACCTCCTCGCGCAGCCGCAGCCGGCCGGGCGCTTCTTCCTCGAAGAACCGGTTCCGCCGTTCGGGAGACGTCTGCCGGAACGCGTTCTCCCGGAAGATTCCGGCCCGCGCGCGCGCCAGACTCGCCATGGAAAGATCGCTCCCGAAGATCTCGACGGAGTGCCGTGCGAAGAAGCCCTTCTCCTCGAGGAGCATCGCGATCGTGTAGGGCTCCTCTCCCGACGCGCACCCGGCGCTCCAGATGCGGAGCGGACCCGCCTCCCCCTGGGCTTCCCACTCCGGCAGGAGATCCTCGGTGAACGCGGCGAGCTGTTCCGATTCGCGGAAGAAATACGTTTCCGGATTCGTCACCCGATCGATCAGCGCGTCGAATTCCGCCTCCTCGCCCGGCCCGTAGCGGAGGCGGTAGAGGTAGGCCCGGGGGCCGTCGAGGCGCAGCTCCTCGACGCGATGCCGAACCCTCGCCTCCAGGAGAAAGCGATTCGACTCCGTGAAATCGATCCCGCTCCGGGCGCGGATCATGTCCGCGAAGACGCGATAGAGATCGTTAGGGAACGGCCCGTGGCCGTTGGCCGTCACGGCGCCGCGTCGGCCCGAAGCACCTCGGAGAGGATCGCCGCGCGCCGCGGGTCGGCTTCCCTCCACGCGCGTTCGACCGCGCCCGGAAACTTCCGGCGGAAACGCAAGAGCGCGGCCGCGAGCTCCTCCGCGATCGCCTCCCGGGAGAGCGCCTCCACGACGGTGGCCACGTCCGTCTCGACCGCGATCGCCTCCAGGGCCGTCAGGGCCGAGCGGGCGACCAGATCGTCCGGGTCCTCGAGCAGGGCGCGGCGGAGGACCGGCCGCCGGTCGTACCGGGCGCGCCGGCCGATCGCTTCGAGCGCCGTCGCCCGGAGCCGCCAGTCTCCGTCGGACGTCCGCCGCTCGATCTCCCTCTCGGCAGCCGGCTCCCTCGACTCCGCCGCGGCGGCGAGCGCCGCCTGCCGGACCTCGGCGTCGGGATCGTCGAGGGCCGCCGATATCGCCTCCCACGCCTCGACCCCGCCGATCCCGCCGAGTGCCTCGAGGGATGCGATGCGCTCGGGCGGCTCGCCGCGCGCGGCGATCTCGCGCAGGCGGCGCGCCGCCTCGTCCCCCCGCAGCGCGCCGAGGCATCGACACGCGGCCGCGCGGACCCAGAGATCGTCGTCCTCCAGCGACGCGAAGATCGCGTCGCGGTGCCGGGAGACGCGCCCCGAAGCGCACAGCGCCTGGACGGCCGCCTGGCGCACGTGGGCGCTCTCGTCGGCGAGCGCGTGCTCGAGGACCGCATCGGTCGCGGGATCGTGTTCCCGCGAGGCGATCGCGACCGCGCGGCCGCGGACGACGGCGTCCTCGTCCTTGCTCGCGGAGAGCAGGCGGGTCCGGAAGTCCTCGCCGCCGAGCCCGGCGAGGAGGGTGAGCGCGTTCGCGCGGGTCAGCCCGTCGGCGGCCCCGATCGCGCGCCCGAGCCGCTGCCGGAGCGGCTCCCGCGCCTCCGGATGGGCCCGCGGGATCGACTCGAGCGCCTCGACCGCGGCGGCGTCGACGCCGGCGTCCCCGTCCCCGAGATGCGCGACCAGATAGTCGATCGCGCGCGGATCACCGATCCGCCCGAGGAGCTCGACCGCGTCGCGGCGGACCGGCGGAGAATCGTGCTCCAGGACCGCGAGAACGGGAAAGACCATCGCAGACGACGGATGGCGCCCGAGGAGCCGGATCGCGAGCTCTATTTTCCGCTCGTCCGCGGCCGGGGACAGGAGAGCGGTCAAGGCGGGAATCGCCGCTTCCCCGAAGTCCTCCAAACCGTGCTCGGCCGCCTCCGCGGAATCGCGCGAAAGCTCCGCGATGAGGAGAGGCAGCGAATCGGGATCGCCGAGCCACCCGAGCGCCCGGAGCAGGTCGGCCTTGCGGTCCCGCCTCTCCGTCTTCTTCAGGGCGAGCGCGAACGCCCCGGCCGCGCCCGGCGGAGCGTTCTCCCGGAACTTGCGCCGGAGATATTCCCGCTCCCGCCGCGCGAGGAGCGACGGACGGGGAGCGTCGTCGAGGGCGACGAGCGCCCGGAGCAGGGCGAAATCGGGAACGGGAGACGTCGCGAGCCGCGCCGCGAGCAGGTCGATGGCGCCGAACCCGCCGATCGCGCCGGCCGCCTCCAGGACCGCCTTCTTCAGGGCCGGATTCTGGTCGCACGCGACGATCGCCGGGAGCGCGTCGACGGCCCGCAGCCGCCCGAGAGTCTCGATCGCATGGTAGTGCAGCCACGCGTTGTCGCCGGAGAGGACGCGGACCAGGGCGGGGATCGTCTCCGGACGCCGCATCTTGCCGAGGGAAACGATCGCGGCGGATGCCACGTTGACGTCGTCGGAAGCGAGCAGGCCGACGAGCGCCGCCGCGCTCTCCTCGGCCGGAATGTCGCCGAGGATCGTCGCGAGCGCGATCCGGCCGTCGGCGTCGGCGGTCCGGCCGAGCTCGAAGAGGAGGTACGGGAGCGCGCGCACGCCGAAGACGCGCAGGGCCTCGGCGGCGGCGTTTCGCCTCCCGGCATTGGCCTGGTCGTGCAGAGCGGGAATCAGCGCCTGCACGACGCCTTCCGTCGGGTTCGCCTCGAGGCCCTCGATCGCCGCTTTCCGCACGCGCCAGTCCGGGTCTCCGGCGAGCTCCACGAGGATGTCCAGCGCTTCCGGATCGGAACGCTCCATGAGGATCCGCGCGACCTTCTGCCGCACGTCGGAACTCTCGTCGCGGGAGTCGCGGCGCAGCGCCGCGATCAGCTCATCGTCCGCCATGATCCTCCCGGAAGTCGGGGATCTGCGGAGCCGCCGCCCGCGACACCGCGCGCGGCCGGGACTCGGAAACGACGAAGAACGGCGACGGCGAACCCGAAAGCAGGAGGAAACTCTCGGCGCGGGAGGATTCGCCCCTCACCTCGTACGCCTTCCCCCGCCAGAAGGCGAGTCCGTGAGGCGACCCCGGAATCGGGGACACGGCGAGCGGAGGCGTGATCTCGACGATCTCCCCCGCCGGCGCGAATCTCTCGACGCCGTGCGCCGTGAACACGATCCCCAGGTCCTCCGGCGCGCGCGGCGGAGGCTCGCGGAAGTAGCGCAGGATCGCGTCGGCGGCCGCCGTCACGCGGCCCCTCCGGCCGCCGCGGCCCCTGCCGCGTGGCGGAACACCCGCTTCGGGTCGAGGACGAGGACGGCCTCGTCGCCGCGGCCCTGGGAAGCTCCGATCAGGTACGGCGGCGGATCCTGCGTCTCGACGGGACGGACGACGAGCATCTCCTGGCGGAGCACCTGGGAGACCGAGATGGCCGAGGCGTCCGGAAGGAACACGCTGATGCGGTGCGAACCGGCCGCCGGCTCGGCTCCCCGGAGCAGTCGAGACAGCGGGACCGCGCCGTCCCCGGACGCGGCCCGGTCCACCCGCGCGATCGCGGCGAGCGGGAAGGCGTACGGGCGGTCCCCCTCCATCACGACGAGCGCATCGAACACGGCCTGCGCGATCGCGATTTCGATCTCGAAGCGGGTTCCCCGTCCCGGGGTCGACCGCACGCGGATCTCGCCGCGGCGCGCCGCGACCCGCTCCGCGACGAGATCGAGCCCCACGCCGCGGCCCGAGATCTCGGAGACCGCCGCCGCGGTCGAGAAGCCCGGCCGGAACAGGAACGCGCGGGCTTCCTCCTCGGAGGGAAACGCTCCCGGCGCGACCCATCCGAGCTCGCGGGCGCGAGCGACGACCGCCGCAGTGTCGATTCCCCGGCCGTCGTCGGCGATCGAGAGAACGAGCTTCGAACTGCGAGATCGCGCCATGAGCGTCACCGTCCCGCTCTCGGGCTTTCCGGCCGCGCGCCGTTCGGCGGGCGTTTCGATCCCGTGATCGACGGCATTTCGGACGATGTGGAGGAGCGGGTCGGCGAGATCCTCCGCGAGCGAGCGGTCGATCTCCGACTCGCCGCCGACGACGCGGAAGGCCGCCTTCTTCCCCGAAGCGTCGAGGATTCGCCGGGCGGCCCGGCTCAGCCGGTCGGCGAGGAGCGAGATCGGCACGGTCCGGATCGCGGCCGCCTGGCGGGCGAGGCGCTCCAGAGATCCATCGAGCGCGCCGCGCACCCGCGCCGCCTCGACCCGGCGCGCGGGGGGAAGCTCCTGCTCGACGCGGAAGAGCTCTTCCGCGAGCTTCCGGAAACGCGCCCGCGCCTCGTCCACCTCCGCGAGGAGGCTGTCCAGGCGAGACGCTTCGAGCCGCACCGTCCGGACCGGGGCCGCCCGGGGCGGTTCCTCCCTCGGGACGGGCGCCTTCTCCGGGAGGCGCGAAATGCACCGAACGCGGGCGTTCTCCGGAAGGCCGCCGGGAGGCTCCCCGAGAGCGACGAGGAGCTGGACCGCGAGGCGCTCGGCGGAGAACCCCTCCACCTGCGGGAGGGTCGCGATCCACTCGCCGGAGGCGTTCACCCGGGCGCCCAGCGCCTTGAGCGCGCTCTCGAACGCGTCGAGAGGGAACGCGACGTCGATCGTCCAGATCGGGGTGCCCGACGCCACGTGCGCGCGGAGGCGGCTCTCCTCGTACTCGGAGAGGCAGGAGAGCGTCCGCTCCGGAAGGTCGACGGCCGCCGAGAGCGGCGAACGCGCCGGCGCGGCGGATTCCGCCCGGAGCGCGGCGAGCGGAGCCAGAGCGTCTCCGGCGGAGAATCCCGCGTCGTCTCCCGACCGCGCCGAGGCGGCGATCGCCGCTTCGAGACGGAGGAGGAACCGCTCGAGGGCCTCGGCGATCCGGGGAGACCATGGAATCTTCGAGAGCCGGATCGCATCCAGGAGGCTCTCCGCCTCGTGCAGCGCCCCCGCGAAACGGGAGAAGCCCTTCAATCCGGCGAGACCCTTCAGCGAGTGAACGGCGCGAAACAGCTCGTTGATCTCCCCGATCCGGGGGGCGCGACCGAGCGAGAGCACCGAGCGCGCGGTCTCGATGCGCTCGCCCGCCTCGGCCGAGAAGTCGATCGAATCGCGCTTCATGCGGAACGCGGCGCGGCCCCGAGGAGACGCTCGACGGCGGAGGTGATTTCCTCGGGCGTGAACGGCTTGCGCACGTACTCCTGGGATCCGAGCGCCAGCGCCCGCCGCACGTCCGATTCCGCCACCTCGGTGGACACCACGAGGATCGGAATCGTCCGGTACTGCGGATGGCTCTTCAGGAATCCGATCAGCTCGAGGCCGTTGATGTCGGGCATGTTCACGTCGGTCACGATCGCGTCGAAGATGTGCCGCGGCAGGAGGCGGAGGGCCTCGAACCCGGAGGAGGCCTCGAACACCTCGCGCCGGTCCGGATCGTCCAGCGCCGCCACGATCAGCGATCGGGTCGCGTCGGAATCCTCGACGACCAGAATGCGCTTGATCATCGCGGCTCCGCCGACAGGACGTCGAGCCGGAGGTCCCCCGGGCGGGTCCACGACCGCCGCGCGAACGCGACGTAGCGGGCGTCGATCCCGCCGCGGGTCGCGAGCGGATCCTCGAACGTCCAGCCGGTATCGGGATAGAAGACCTGCACCCACCGGTGGTACACGCCCGACAGCTCCGGCGAGTAGCCCGGCGCGGAAGCCTCGGTCACGAGCACGCCCTGCACGGTCGCGGCCGGGATTCCGGCGCGGCGCAGGAGGTCCACCGCGAGCTCGGCGAAGCCGACGCAATAGGCCCGCCGCGAAACGAACACGGCCGCGGGATCCTGCGGAAGTCCGCGATCGGGGTCGTAGACGATCGACGTCCGGATCCAGTCGAGAATCGCGCGGACCGCATCGCGCTGGAGCCGCTTCCCGCCCGCGAGCTCGCCGGCGACCCGATCCCGTTCGGCCGAAGGCGCGGGCGCCGGTCCGGCGAGCTCCGCCGCGCGCGGCGCGCGGCTCGCCGGACGCGACCCGGACGCCTTCACGACGAGCCGGACCCCCGAGCGTTCCGGAAACGCCTGCAGCGAGTAACCGTCGACGTCGAACTGGTCGAAGAGGGACGCGTCCCGCCCGCGCGCGAAATACACGGCCGTGCCTCCCGGCGCCGCGGCCGCGCGCGGAACGGCGACCGCGGAGGCCGTCGCCGCGAAGGCCGCCGCCGCGGCCGCCGCGGAAAGCCGGTTCACGGCTCCTCCGCGCCCGCGGGGGACTTCAACACGCCGTCGAGGATTCCGTTGATGAACTGGGACGACCGCGGCGTGGAGAACCGCTTCGCGATCTCGAGGGCCTCGTCGATGACGACGGGCGCCGGAGTTTCCGGCTCGTGCCGGATCTCGTAGAGCGCCATGCGCAGGATGTTCCGGTCGACCGCCGGCATTCGCTCGATCCTCCAGTTGTCCGCCTGCCGCGTGATCAGGTCGTCGATCTCCGGCCGGTGCTCGAGAGTTCCGACGACGAGCCGCTTCGCATATTCGCGCGTCGAATCGGCGGCGTGCCGCCATTCCTGGAAATGCCCGAACATCTCCTCCGGAGGAGCACCCGTGAGGTCGTTCTCGAAGAGCATCTGGAGCGCGAGCTCCCGGGCGCGGCGGCGCGAGCCCATCAGCGCGCTCCCGCCCGGGGCCGGGCGGCGGACCGGCCGTTCCGGCGAAGTCGCGCCATCGCGATCGCGGCGCGAGCGGCCTCCCGCCCCGCGTTGCCCTCTTTTCCGCCCGCCCGGGCGAGCGCCTGCGCGCGGTCGTCGCAGGTGAGGACGCCGAACGCGATCGGGACGTCCTGCGCCGCGTTGAGGTGCGCGAGGGCAGACGCGACGGACCGGGAGAGCACGTCGAAGTGAGGCGTGTCGCCGCGGATCAGGCACCCGAGGGAAACCACCGCGGAGCGCGAACGGCGGACTTCCCACCGGCAGGCGGAGACGAGCTCGAAGGATCCCGGAACCCGGACGACGGCGACCTCCCGTGCTCCCGCCTCCCGGAGAGCGGAAAGCGCGCCGTCGAGGAGGCGATCGGTGACGTCGGCGTTCCAGCGCGCGGCGACGACCGCGAAGCTCAGGCCCTTCGCGTCGAGGGGTTCGGGGTCTGGCAATGAACCTTTTCGCATCCGGCGCGGACCCGATTGTAGCAGAGGGCCCTCGCGGGCGCGGTCAATGTCCGGCGCGGGAGAAGAGCGCGTCGATCCCTTCCGCTTCTCCGAAATTCTCCCGGAAACGCGAAAGGAACTCGCCGGGCGAGAAGCGCGGCGGCTGGGGACCCAGCGCCTCCAGGCAGTAGACGGCGGCGACCGAGGCGATCCGGCCGGAGAGCTCCCAGGGGAAACCGCGGAGCATCCCCGCCAGAAGGGCCCCGCGATACGCGTCGCCGACTCCGGTCGGGTCCACGGCCTCCCCGCGAAGACGCGCGGGCGGGATCTCGCGTCGCTCGTCCGCCGTGCGGATCGTGGAGCCTTCCGGCCCGTGCGTGACGATCAGCGCCCCGACCTCGGCCAGGAGATCGTCCTCCGAGAGGCCGGTCTTCTGCGCCACGATCCCGAACTCGTAGTCGTTGCAGATCAGGACCGCCGCCCCCGAAAGGCCGTCCCGCAGTTCCTCCCCCGAGAGCCGGGCGACCTGCTGCGAGGGGTCGTAGAGGAACGGGACGCCCGCCGCGCGGCACTCCCGCGGATAGCGGACCATGGCCTCGGGAGCGTTCGGCGAGACGATCACCCAGGCCGGCGAACCGTCCCCGTCGAAGAGCGGGAGCTCCCCCGCCCGCCCCATCGCGCCCGTGTAGAACGAGGCGATCTGGTTCTGGTCGCGGTCGGTCGAAACGAAGAACGAGGCGGTGAAGACGTCGTCGTGGATCCGCAGGGCCGAGACGTCGATCCCCTGCCCCGCGAGCCAGTCCCGGTAGTCCGCGGCGTCCCGGCCCGCCGAGGCCACGATCCTCGGGCGGTCCCCGAACTGCGCGAGACCGTAGGCGATGTTCGGAGCGCACCCGCCGCGGACCCGCCGCATCTCGTCGACGAGGAAAGAGACCGAGATCCGGTGGAGGCGATCCGGGAGGAAGTGCTCGAGGAACCGGCCGGGGAAGGTCATCAGGTAGTCGTACGCGACGCTCCCGGTGACGACGACGGAGCGCCGCGTCAAGAGAGCCGGCTCCCGAGGATCGGGGCGAGATCGGCCCGGACGCGCTCGGGAACGAGCGCGGGATCGGTCACGATCGCGAAACGGAGCGCGTCGCGGCAGCCGCAGCGCCTCGCCGGGTCGACGCGCGCGACGGCGTCGCGGAGGGCCCGCCCGGCCATCTCCGCGTTCCCGCGAAGGACCGCGAGCACCGCGTCGACCGAGACGTCCTCGGTCGCCTCGCGCCAGCAGTCGTAATCCGTCACGAGCGCCATCGTCCCGTAGCAGATCTCCGCTTCGCGGGCGAGCTTCGCCTCGGTGAGATTCGTCATCCCGATCACGCTCGCCCCCCAGGAGCGGTAGAGGTGCGACTCCGCGCGCGTCGAGAAAGGCGGGCCTTCCATGCAGACGTAGGTCCCCCCCTCGTGCACCACGGCGCCCGCGGACCGCGCGGACGCGGCGAGAACCGCGGAGACCGACGGACAGACCGGATCGGCGAGCGAGACGTGGCCGACGATTCCCTCGCGGAAGAAGGTGTCCACGCGCGAGCGCGTCCGGTCGATGAACTGGTCCGGAACGCAGACGTGCGACGGCGCGAGATCCTCCCGGAGACTTCCGACGGCGGACGCGGAGAGGAT
Protein-coding regions in this window:
- the cheB gene encoding chemotaxis-specific protein-glutamate methyltransferase CheB; amino-acid sequence: MIRVLVVDDSAFSRVTISRMIQRDPELKVVATATRGEEAIRLALAHRPDVVTLDLEMPGLDGFAVLRWLAANLPVPAIVVSSRQGRDDVFRALDLGAVDFVLKPQAHASLEYERLESVLIAKIRAIAEARPPRAAAPRRPVPPAAPIASGASALLVIGASTGGPAALTALFAALPPLACPVVVAQHMPAGFTGLFAERLTRVARFPVVEAHAGQALHPGRAYVAPGGAHLEIARDDGSWRARVEERAPRDLFSPSVDRLFRSAAAAAGAGALGVILTGMGSDGREGVVAIRASGGRTIAESEESAVVFGMPREAALSGAIDEVRPLGEIPAAILRLLRADPK
- a CDS encoding protein-glutamate O-methyltransferase CheR; its protein translation is MTANGHGPFPNDLYRVFADMIRARSGIDFTESNRFLLEARVRHRVEELRLDGPRAYLYRLRYGPGEEAEFDALIDRVTNPETYFFRESEQLAAFTEDLLPEWEAQGEAGPLRIWSAGCASGEEPYTIAMLLEEKGFFARHSVEIFGSDLSMASLARARAGIFRENAFRQTSPERRNRFFEEEAPGRLRLREEVRGRVAFGRVNLVEGARLAALPRFHVIFCRNVLIYLAEGAKRSVVTSLHDRLLPGGHLFLGRVESLVAFSTPFRLRHLSHDLAYRK
- a CDS encoding HEAT repeat domain-containing protein, coding for MADDELIAALRRDSRDESSDVRQKVARILMERSDPEALDILVELAGDPDWRVRKAAIEGLEANPTEGVVQALIPALHDQANAGRRNAAAEALRVFGVRALPYLLFELGRTADADGRIALATILGDIPAEESAAALVGLLASDDVNVASAAIVSLGKMRRPETIPALVRVLSGDNAWLHYHAIETLGRLRAVDALPAIVACDQNPALKKAVLEAAGAIGGFGAIDLLAARLATSPVPDFALLRALVALDDAPRPSLLARREREYLRRKFRENAPPGAAGAFALALKKTERRDRKADLLRALGWLGDPDSLPLLIAELSRDSAEAAEHGLEDFGEAAIPALTALLSPAADERKIELAIRLLGRHPSSAMVFPVLAVLEHDSPPVRRDAVELLGRIGDPRAIDYLVAHLGDGDAGVDAAAVEALESIPRAHPEAREPLRQRLGRAIGAADGLTRANALTLLAGLGGEDFRTRLLSASKDEDAVVRGRAVAIASREHDPATDAVLEHALADESAHVRQAAVQALCASGRVSRHRDAIFASLEDDDLWVRAAACRCLGALRGDEAARRLREIAARGEPPERIASLEALGGIGGVEAWEAISAALDDPDAEVRQAALAAAAESREPAAEREIERRTSDGDWRLRATALEAIGRRARYDRRPVLRRALLEDPDDLVARSALTALEAIAVETDVATVVEALSREAIAEELAAALLRFRRKFPGAVERAWREADPRRAAILSEVLRADAAP
- a CDS encoding ATP-binding protein; translated protein: MKRDSIDFSAEAGERIETARSVLSLGRAPRIGEINELFRAVHSLKGLAGLKGFSRFAGALHEAESLLDAIRLSKIPWSPRIAEALERFLLRLEAAIAASARSGDDAGFSAGDALAPLAALRAESAAPARSPLSAAVDLPERTLSCLSEYEESRLRAHVASGTPIWTIDVAFPLDAFESALKALGARVNASGEWIATLPQVEGFSAERLAVQLLVALGEPPGGLPENARVRCISRLPEKAPVPREEPPRAAPVRTVRLEASRLDSLLAEVDEARARFRKLAEELFRVEQELPPARRVEAARVRGALDGSLERLARQAAAIRTVPISLLADRLSRAARRILDASGKKAAFRVVGGESEIDRSLAEDLADPLLHIVRNAVDHGIETPAERRAAGKPESGTVTLMARSRSSKLVLSIADDGRGIDTAAVVARARELGWVAPGAFPSEEEARAFLFRPGFSTAAAVSEISGRGVGLDLVAERVAARRGEIRVRSTPGRGTRFEIEIAIAQAVFDALVVMEGDRPYAFPLAAIARVDRAASGDGAVPLSRLLRGAEPAAGSHRISVFLPDASAISVSQVLRQEMLVVRPVETQDPPPYLIGASQGRGDEAVLVLDPKRVFRHAAGAAAAGGAA
- a CDS encoding response regulator: MIKRILVVEDSDATRSLIVAALDDPDRREVFEASSGFEALRLLPRHIFDAIVTDVNMPDINGLELIGFLKSHPQYRTIPILVVSTEVAESDVRRALALGSQEYVRKPFTPEEITSAVERLLGAAPRSA
- a CDS encoding transglutaminase-like domain-containing protein, with the translated sequence MNRLSAAAAAAAFAATASAVAVPRAAAAPGGTAVYFARGRDASLFDQFDVDGYSLQAFPERSGVRLVVKASGSRPASRAPRAAELAGPAPAPSAERDRVAGELAGGKRLQRDAVRAILDWIRTSIVYDPDRGLPQDPAAVFVSRRAYCVGFAELAVDLLRRAGIPAATVQGVLVTEASAPGYSPELSGVYHRWVQVFYPDTGWTFEDPLATRGGIDARYVAFARRSWTRPGDLRLDVLSAEPR
- the nusB gene encoding transcription antitermination factor NusB; this translates as MGSRRRARELALQMLFENDLTGAPPEEMFGHFQEWRHAADSTREYAKRLVVGTLEHRPEIDDLITRQADNWRIERMPAVDRNILRMALYEIRHEPETPAPVVIDEALEIAKRFSTPRSSQFINGILDGVLKSPAGAEEP
- the ribH gene encoding 6,7-dimethyl-8-ribityllumazine synthase; the encoded protein is MPDPEPLDAKGLSFAVVAARWNADVTDRLLDGALSALREAGAREVAVVRVPGSFELVSACRWEVRRSRSAVVSLGCLIRGDTPHFDVLSRSVASALAHLNAAQDVPIAFGVLTCDDRAQALARAGGKEGNAGREAARAAIAMARLRRNGRSAARPRAGAR
- a CDS encoding carbohydrate kinase family protein; its protein translation is MTRRSVVVTGSVAYDYLMTFPGRFLEHFLPDRLHRISVSFLVDEMRRVRGGCAPNIAYGLAQFGDRPRIVASAGRDAADYRDWLAGQGIDVSALRIHDDVFTASFFVSTDRDQNQIASFYTGAMGRAGELPLFDGDGSPAWVIVSPNAPEAMVRYPRECRAAGVPFLYDPSQQVARLSGEELRDGLSGAAVLICNDYEFGIVAQKTGLSEDDLLAEVGALIVTHGPEGSTIRTADERREIPPARLRGEAVDPTGVGDAYRGALLAGMLRGFPWELSGRIASVAAVYCLEALGPQPPRFSPGEFLSRFRENFGEAEGIDALFSRAGH
- the mtnP gene encoding S-methyl-5'-thioadenosine phosphorylase codes for the protein MTARIGILGGSGLYDMPGLSAREERRIRTPFGDPSDALVLGELSGIPVAFLARHGRGHRISPSEVPYRANVYAFKTLGCDAILSASAVGSLREDLAPSHVCVPDQFIDRTRSRVDTFFREGIVGHVSLADPVCPSVSAVLAASARSAGAVVHEGGTYVCMEGPPFSTRAESHLYRSWGASVIGMTNLTEAKLAREAEICYGTMALVTDYDCWREATEDVSVDAVLAVLRGNAEMAGRALRDAVARVDPARRCGCRDALRFAIVTDPALVPERVRADLAPILGSRLS